The following coding sequences lie in one Methylotenera versatilis 301 genomic window:
- a CDS encoding TatD family hydrolase encodes MLVDSHCHLNFPELLENLPAIKQAMQENKVGHALCISVTLPDFPQVLALAETNDNFYASVGVHPDYEDIDEPSVDELLKLADHPKIIAIGETGLDYFRLTGDLEWQRTRFRTHIRAAIACGKPLVIHTRSSAEDTLRIMREENAQQVGGVMHCFTENLDVAQQAIELGFYISFSGIVTFKNALTIKEVAMQVPLDRMLVETDSPYLAPMPYRGKTNQPSYVKHVAEEIARLRGISLEEVSQATTNNFFRLFRHAVAN; translated from the coding sequence ATGCTTGTTGACTCCCACTGCCATCTCAATTTCCCTGAACTTTTAGAAAACTTGCCTGCTATCAAGCAAGCGATGCAAGAGAATAAAGTAGGACATGCATTATGCATATCAGTCACGCTGCCAGACTTCCCCCAAGTACTCGCTTTAGCTGAAACTAACGATAATTTCTATGCATCAGTAGGCGTGCATCCTGATTACGAAGATATTGACGAACCTAGTGTGGATGAACTTCTGAAGCTTGCAGACCATCCAAAGATTATCGCAATTGGTGAAACAGGGCTGGACTACTTTAGATTAACCGGCGATTTAGAATGGCAGCGTACACGTTTTCGTACGCATATTCGTGCAGCTATTGCTTGTGGCAAGCCCTTAGTTATTCATACCCGTAGCTCAGCTGAAGACACTTTGCGTATTATGCGTGAGGAGAATGCGCAGCAGGTGGGCGGCGTCATGCATTGTTTTACTGAGAATCTAGATGTGGCACAGCAAGCGATTGAATTGGGCTTTTATATTTCATTTTCTGGTATTGTGACTTTTAAAAATGCACTCACTATTAAAGAGGTTGCAATGCAAGTTCCATTAGACAGAATGCTGGTAGAAACAGACTCACCATACTTAGCCCCCATGCCTTACCGCGGCAAAACCAATCAACCAAGTTACGTAAAGCATGTGGCCGAAGAGATTGCCCGACTGCGTGGTATTTCTTTGGAAGAGGTTTCACAAGCAACCACCAATAATTTCTTCCGTTTATTTAGGCACGCTGTAGCTAACTAG
- a CDS encoding MBL fold metallo-hydrolase, with protein sequence MQLTMLGVGSSAGTPMIGCKCPACASTDPRNNRTRCSSIIHLKNGKSILIDTGPDLRQQSLREKLTSIDAVLYTHTHADHLHGIDDLRAFCQIQRTQIPLYGSHDAMQHIADKFGYTLREPSNFWDLPVLKTHIISAPFQLFEQTVIPIPLKHGNSDIYGYRVGDIAYLTDVSSIPEASLALLQGLKVLLLDCLRYTTHYTHINLEQSLHYASLIQADSTYLIHMTHELEFAALSEQLPKNVFVGYDGLKVFAD encoded by the coding sequence ATGCAACTGACGATGTTAGGGGTAGGGTCAAGCGCCGGAACGCCTATGATAGGCTGTAAATGCCCTGCATGTGCTTCAACTGACCCTCGCAACAATCGCACGCGTTGTTCTAGCATTATTCATCTAAAAAATGGTAAGTCGATCTTAATCGATACAGGGCCTGATTTACGTCAGCAATCGCTTAGGGAGAAGCTTACCAGCATTGATGCTGTGTTATACACCCATACTCATGCTGACCATTTACATGGCATTGATGATTTGCGCGCGTTTTGTCAAATTCAGCGCACGCAAATTCCGCTCTATGGTAGCCACGATGCTATGCAACATATCGCTGATAAGTTTGGCTACACCTTGCGTGAACCCAGTAACTTTTGGGATTTACCTGTATTAAAAACGCATATAATTAGCGCACCATTCCAGCTTTTTGAACAAACCGTCATACCAATTCCACTTAAGCATGGCAATAGTGATATTTATGGTTATAGAGTCGGTGATATAGCTTACCTGACTGATGTATCAAGCATTCCTGAGGCCTCGCTGGCATTGTTACAAGGTTTAAAAGTTCTATTATTAGACTGCCTTAGATATACAACACACTATACACACATTAATTTGGAACAAAGCTTGCACTATGCCAGTCTCATTCAAGCTGATTCCACTTATTTGATTCATATGACGCATGAGCTTGAATTTGCAGCCTTAAGTGAACAGTTGCCGAAAAATGTATTTGTTGGTTATGATGGATTAAAAGTATTTGCTGATTGA
- a CDS encoding surface-adhesin E family protein gives MIKKQLLMGAVLLTISINTMAVEWDSIIKKADYEIFVDIDSYNVASGFPYFLTKTIFKNNQSLTSNKRLISYQYVVKNTLFNCKQPLFKVTSIDFYSQKNKLLSSEKLTPEFRPISFGSDEYAVAQLACQVHQMVGGQ, from the coding sequence ATGATTAAAAAACAACTTCTAATGGGTGCTGTTTTATTAACAATATCCATCAATACAATGGCTGTGGAATGGGACTCCATCATTAAGAAGGCCGATTATGAGATTTTTGTCGACATCGATTCTTACAATGTTGCGAGTGGCTTTCCTTACTTTTTAACTAAAACTATTTTTAAAAATAACCAATCATTGACTAGCAACAAAAGATTAATCAGCTATCAATATGTAGTTAAAAACACCCTGTTCAATTGCAAACAACCCTTATTCAAGGTCACTTCAATTGACTTTTATAGCCAGAAAAATAAATTATTATCGTCAGAAAAATTAACACCTGAATTTAGGCCTATTTCTTTTGGTTCAGATGAATATGCCGTTGCTCAACTCGCCTGTCAAGTTCATCAAATGGTAGGTGGTCAATAA
- the fmdA gene encoding formamidase: MKTLVKLDLDKKPWEQEGQIHNRWHPDLPMIAMVKPGDEFRVECMDWTGGQIGNNDSANDVRDVDLTQVHYLSGPIGVEGAEPGDLMVVEILDVGTFEDSQWGFNGIFAKENGGGFLVDQYPEARKSIWDFHGIYTTSRHVPNVRFAGIMHPGLIGCLPSKELLDKWNKREGDLIATEPDRVPELALPPNPKSAVMGKMSGEAAKKAALEGARTVPPREHGGNCDIKNLTKGSKVYFPVYVKDGGLSMGDLHFSQGDGEITFCGAIEMAGYLDIKVSLIKDGVKKYGIKNPIFEPSVLTPTYKDYIIFEGISVNEQGKQLYLDVNEAYRQACLNAIEYMKKFGYTGAQALSILGTAPVEGHISGIVDIPNACATLWLPTEIFDFDMKPNADGPKVMVKQGIDTAKTS; this comes from the coding sequence ATGAAAACGTTAGTTAAATTAGATTTAGATAAAAAACCTTGGGAGCAGGAAGGCCAGATTCATAATCGTTGGCATCCTGATTTACCTATGATCGCCATGGTTAAACCGGGCGACGAGTTCCGTGTTGAATGTATGGACTGGACAGGGGGCCAAATTGGCAACAACGACAGTGCTAATGACGTACGCGATGTGGATTTAACGCAAGTACATTATTTGAGCGGCCCAATTGGTGTGGAAGGTGCTGAGCCAGGCGATTTAATGGTCGTTGAAATATTAGATGTGGGTACTTTTGAAGATAGTCAGTGGGGTTTTAACGGTATTTTCGCTAAAGAAAATGGCGGTGGCTTTTTAGTCGACCAGTATCCCGAAGCACGCAAATCTATCTGGGACTTTCATGGCATTTATACGACATCACGTCACGTACCCAATGTTAGATTCGCTGGCATTATGCACCCAGGCTTAATTGGCTGCTTACCTTCAAAAGAGCTGTTAGATAAATGGAATAAACGTGAAGGTGATTTGATTGCAACTGAACCTGACCGTGTTCCAGAGTTAGCTTTACCGCCAAATCCAAAATCAGCTGTGATGGGAAAAATGTCTGGCGAAGCAGCTAAAAAAGCAGCTTTAGAAGGCGCCCGTACTGTGCCACCACGTGAGCACGGCGGTAATTGCGACATCAAAAATCTAACCAAAGGTTCAAAAGTATATTTCCCTGTGTATGTCAAAGATGGCGGCCTCTCTATGGGCGATCTTCACTTCTCACAAGGCGATGGCGAAATTACGTTCTGTGGCGCTATAGAGATGGCAGGTTATTTAGACATCAAAGTTAGTTTAATTAAAGATGGCGTGAAGAAATATGGCATTAAAAACCCAATTTTCGAACCTAGCGTGCTTACGCCAACTTATAAAGACTACATCATTTTTGAAGGTATCTCAGTAAATGAGCAGGGCAAGCAGCTTTACTTGGATGTGAATGAGGCTTATCGCCAAGCTTGTTTAAACGCCATTGAGTATATGAAGAAATTTGGCTACACCGGCGCACAAGCCCTCTCTATTTTAGGCACTGCGCCAGTAGAAGGTCATATCAGCGGCATTGTGGATATTCCTAACGCCTGTGCCACTTTATGGCTACCAACGGAGATATTCGACTTCGATATGAAGCCAAATGCGGATGGGCCAAAAGTCATGGTGAAACAAGGCATTGATACCGCTAAAACCAGCTAA
- a CDS encoding FmdB family zinc ribbon protein — protein MPVYEYECDTCGVFTALRKMSESSEPAFCEECGCESPRILSAPRLAVMDRTQRVAHERNEKSAHDPKVAKRSSCGCAGSHTCKTSTKVNPETGKAALQMQTKKTARPWMLSH, from the coding sequence ATGCCAGTGTATGAATATGAATGTGATACCTGCGGTGTTTTTACTGCACTTAGAAAAATGAGTGAGTCTAGTGAGCCAGCGTTTTGTGAAGAGTGTGGTTGCGAAAGCCCACGCATTCTTTCAGCGCCTCGCTTAGCGGTAATGGATAGAACACAGCGTGTAGCACATGAACGAAATGAAAAATCTGCGCATGACCCGAAAGTAGCAAAACGTTCAAGTTGTGGCTGTGCTGGTTCTCACACGTGCAAAACAAGCACAAAGGTGAACCCAGAAACAGGCAAAGCGGCTTTGCAAATGCAAACTAAAAAGACAGCAAGACCTTGGATGTTATCGCATTAA
- the urtA gene encoding urea ABC transporter substrate-binding protein has protein sequence MSTLNRRNFMKVGGALAAALLSAGILTNTALAADTSTAKVMTTGLAVTDTTVKVGILHSATGTMAISETGSIQAEKLAIEQINAMGGILGRKIEVIQEDGASDWPTFAEKAKKLLASDKVAAVMGCWTSASRKAALPVFEKENGLLFYPTFYEGLEQSKNVFYTGQEATQQILAGLDWIAKEKKAKTFYLIGSDYIWPRTSMKIARKHIEQHLHGSVVGEEYIALGDTQFGSVINKIKLKKPDVIYAAVVGGSNVAWFKQLNAAGLNSGKQTMLTISVTEDEVLGIGGENLAGFYSAMKYFQSLDTPTNKAFVAAFKKKWGDKSVIGDVTQAAYLGPWLYKAAVERAGSFDVDKVQAALPGYVFKDAPEGPVTVEKNHHLTTKLRIGQWEKDGQAKIVYTSAYIKPDPFPKGYQ, from the coding sequence ATGAGTACTTTAAATAGGCGTAACTTTATGAAAGTTGGTGGCGCTCTAGCTGCGGCACTGCTTTCAGCAGGTATCTTAACTAACACAGCTTTGGCTGCTGATACTTCAACAGCCAAAGTGATGACTACGGGTCTAGCGGTAACAGACACGACAGTTAAAGTTGGTATCTTACATTCTGCTACAGGCACGATGGCCATTAGTGAAACAGGCTCTATTCAAGCTGAGAAGTTAGCGATTGAGCAAATTAATGCCATGGGTGGTATTTTGGGCCGTAAGATTGAAGTGATTCAAGAAGATGGCGCATCAGACTGGCCAACTTTTGCTGAAAAAGCAAAAAAACTACTCGCTTCAGACAAAGTAGCTGCGGTCATGGGTTGCTGGACATCAGCATCACGTAAAGCGGCATTGCCAGTGTTTGAAAAAGAAAATGGTCTATTGTTCTACCCAACTTTCTACGAGGGTTTAGAGCAATCTAAAAACGTTTTCTACACAGGCCAAGAAGCGACACAGCAAATTCTTGCTGGGTTAGATTGGATTGCTAAAGAGAAAAAAGCTAAGACTTTCTACCTAATCGGTTCTGACTACATTTGGCCACGTACTTCAATGAAAATCGCACGTAAACATATTGAGCAGCATTTGCATGGTTCAGTCGTAGGTGAAGAATACATCGCTTTAGGTGACACGCAATTTGGTTCTGTGATTAATAAAATCAAACTGAAAAAACCTGATGTGATTTACGCAGCAGTGGTTGGTGGCAGTAACGTTGCATGGTTCAAACAATTAAATGCAGCAGGTTTGAATTCAGGTAAACAAACCATGTTAACGATCTCTGTGACTGAAGATGAAGTATTAGGCATTGGTGGTGAAAACTTAGCTGGTTTCTACTCAGCGATGAAGTACTTTCAATCTCTAGATACACCAACAAACAAAGCGTTTGTTGCCGCATTTAAGAAAAAATGGGGTGATAAATCTGTGATTGGTGATGTAACTCAAGCTGCTTACTTAGGCCCATGGCTTTATAAAGCTGCTGTTGAGCGTGCAGGCAGTTTTGATGTAGATAAAGTACAAGCAGCATTACCTGGCTATGTATTTAAAGATGCGCCAGAAGGTCCTGTGACTGTTGAGAAAAACCATCACTTAACAACCAAGTTGCGTATTGGTCAATGGGAAAAAGATGGTCAAGCCAAAATTGTTTATACATCGGCTTACATCAAACCAGATCCATTTCCAAAAGGTTATCAATAA
- the urtB gene encoding urea ABC transporter permease subunit UrtB: protein MFGYSMADIGNIMVMQGFSGLSMFTVLLLMALGLAIIFGQMGVINMAHGEFMTIGAYTTVMLSKVATTYGFVNYYFVFAIILAFILAFALGYFIEFIMIRHLYKRPLDTLLATWGLSLVMQQSFRSTFGAKEVSAELPEWMLGSFKPTPDIDIPINGVFVMVLALFVTAGVYMFMYRSRWGLRVRATVQNRVMAGAVGINTQKVDRVTFALGCGIAGIAGAAFTTIASTGPTTGTLYIVDSFMVVVFGGAASLMGTIASAFGIAQAQSILQFFMTSSMGKVSTLLVIVGILMMKPEGLFASKLRK from the coding sequence ATGTTTGGATATTCGATGGCAGATATAGGCAATATCATGGTAATGCAGGGCTTTTCTGGCCTGAGTATGTTTACTGTATTGCTGCTGATGGCACTTGGCCTAGCCATTATTTTTGGGCAGATGGGCGTCATCAATATGGCGCACGGTGAATTTATGACCATTGGTGCATACACCACAGTCATGCTTTCTAAAGTCGCAACGACGTATGGTTTTGTGAACTATTACTTTGTTTTTGCCATTATTTTGGCATTTATTCTGGCCTTTGCGTTGGGATATTTTATTGAATTTATTATGATTCGGCATCTCTACAAGCGCCCGCTAGATACGCTATTGGCGACATGGGGTTTGAGTTTAGTCATGCAGCAATCATTTCGTTCGACCTTTGGCGCAAAAGAAGTCAGTGCCGAATTACCTGAATGGATGTTGGGTTCATTCAAGCCAACGCCTGATATTGACATCCCGATTAACGGCGTTTTTGTCATGGTGCTCGCACTGTTTGTGACTGCAGGTGTTTACATGTTTATGTACCGCTCACGCTGGGGTCTCAGAGTACGTGCAACGGTTCAAAACCGTGTAATGGCTGGCGCAGTGGGTATCAATACGCAAAAAGTAGACCGTGTGACGTTTGCATTAGGTTGCGGAATCGCCGGGATTGCAGGTGCTGCATTTACCACGATTGCCTCTACCGGACCCACAACAGGCACGCTTTATATTGTAGATAGCTTCATGGTGGTGGTGTTTGGTGGCGCAGCTAGCTTGATGGGTACGATTGCCTCAGCATTTGGTATCGCGCAAGCGCAATCTATATTGCAATTTTTTATGACCAGCTCTATGGGTAAGGTTTCTACCTTATTAGTGATTGTTGGCATATTAATGATGAAACCAGAAGGCTTGTTTGCTTCTAAGCTTCGTAAGTAA
- the urtC gene encoding urea ABC transporter permease subunit UrtC, whose translation MNASLSKLVGGKEGLVGLAVLAAIIFVALPLGVDIFRLNLVGKYLTYAFVAVSLVLLWGNGGILSLGQGIFFGLGGYGMAMFMKLEASDPITTKIQTTPGIPDFMDWNQITSLPWFWEPFKSLPLTILIILTIPALFAYLIGFAMFKRRVGGVYFAIITQAIALILSILIVGQQGFTGGVNGITDLKTVWGWDTRNDSAKYILYYLNGFLLFGAILLSKYVLNSKFGMLLLAMRDKEERVRFSGYDVSNFKIFIFCLAAMISAVGGAMFTLQVGFMSPSFVGIVPSIEMVIFCAVGGRASLIGAVYGTLFVNFGKTFFSESYPELWLFIMGGLFIAVVMFFPDGLAGVWAKYSHKLNVFKKKSSLTSATAIIDSTKNEGSKKAVNEIDVTNIEGAKA comes from the coding sequence ATGAACGCATCCTTAAGTAAATTAGTAGGTGGCAAAGAAGGGCTGGTTGGGTTAGCAGTACTTGCCGCAATTATCTTTGTAGCGTTACCGCTAGGCGTAGATATCTTTAGGTTAAATTTGGTTGGCAAATACCTCACTTACGCTTTTGTAGCTGTGAGCTTGGTATTGCTGTGGGGTAATGGCGGTATTCTAAGCTTGGGACAAGGCATATTTTTTGGTTTAGGCGGCTATGGTATGGCGATGTTTATGAAGCTTGAGGCATCAGACCCTATTACTACCAAAATACAAACAACCCCTGGTATTCCTGACTTTATGGATTGGAATCAAATCACTTCCTTACCTTGGTTCTGGGAGCCGTTCAAGAGCTTGCCATTGACGATACTCATCATACTGACAATCCCCGCTTTGTTTGCTTACTTAATCGGATTTGCAATGTTTAAACGTCGCGTAGGCGGTGTTTACTTCGCGATCATCACGCAAGCGATTGCGCTTATATTAAGCATTTTGATCGTAGGTCAGCAAGGCTTTACCGGTGGTGTGAATGGCATTACTGACCTTAAAACTGTTTGGGGATGGGATACACGTAACGACAGTGCGAAATACATTTTGTATTACCTCAATGGCTTTCTGTTGTTTGGTGCAATCTTGCTTTCAAAATATGTGTTAAACAGTAAATTCGGTATGTTGTTATTAGCGATGCGTGATAAAGAAGAGCGAGTACGTTTTTCTGGTTACGACGTATCAAACTTTAAAATATTTATTTTCTGTCTAGCCGCGATGATTTCAGCGGTGGGCGGCGCCATGTTTACACTTCAGGTTGGCTTTATGTCGCCATCTTTTGTAGGTATTGTCCCATCCATTGAAATGGTGATTTTCTGTGCGGTGGGTGGTCGGGCATCTTTAATTGGTGCGGTTTACGGTACGTTATTTGTGAATTTTGGTAAAACATTCTTTTCAGAAAGTTATCCAGAGCTTTGGCTCTTCATTATGGGTGGATTGTTTATCGCTGTTGTGATGTTCTTCCCAGACGGTTTAGCTGGTGTATGGGCTAAATATAGCCATAAGCTTAATGTCTTTAAAAAAAAGTCTAGCCTGACTTCTGCTACAGCGATCATTGATTCAACAAAAAATGAGGGTAGTAAAAAAGCAGTGAATGAGATTGATGTGACTAACATTGAAGGAGCGAAAGCATGA
- the urtD gene encoding urea ABC transporter ATP-binding protein UrtD: MSNTDFVLAIEDLTVSFDGFKAVDNLTMYIDRNELRVVIGPNGAGKTTVLDLICGKTKSTNGSIKFMNKELTKLSEHEIVREGVGRKFQTPSIYENLSVYQNLEVSYPKGRSVWGSLFFKRTAEVKEQVFKIAEEIMLTNFLDMEAALLSHGQKQWLEIGMLLMQDPQLLMLDEPVAGMSAKERDQTAELLNKISNNRSVLVIEHDMEFVKKIAHKVTVLHQGKILAEGPMDQVQEDEKVIEVYLGH; the protein is encoded by the coding sequence ATGAGTAATACAGACTTTGTGCTAGCTATTGAAGATTTAACGGTATCGTTTGATGGCTTTAAAGCGGTCGACAATCTGACAATGTACATAGATAGAAATGAGCTTCGTGTCGTCATTGGGCCAAATGGCGCAGGAAAAACTACAGTATTAGATTTAATCTGTGGCAAAACTAAATCAACTAACGGCTCTATCAAGTTTATGAATAAAGAGCTCACTAAGCTTTCAGAGCATGAAATTGTTCGCGAAGGGGTGGGGCGTAAATTTCAAACACCGTCAATTTATGAAAACCTTTCGGTGTATCAAAATTTAGAGGTGTCCTATCCTAAAGGACGTAGCGTTTGGGGTAGCCTATTCTTTAAACGTACTGCTGAAGTGAAAGAGCAAGTATTTAAAATTGCAGAAGAAATCATGCTCACTAACTTCTTAGACATGGAAGCTGCATTATTGAGCCATGGTCAAAAGCAATGGTTAGAGATAGGTATGCTGTTAATGCAGGATCCTCAGTTGCTAATGTTAGATGAGCCCGTAGCTGGAATGAGTGCTAAAGAGCGTGATCAAACGGCTGAGCTGCTTAACAAAATAAGCAATAACCGTTCAGTATTGGTGATTGAGCATGACATGGAGTTCGTGAAGAAAATCGCTCACAAAGTTACCGTACTGCATCAAGGAAAAATCTTGGCTGAAGGTCCTATGGATCAGGTACAAGAAGATGAAAAAGTGATTGAAGTTTACCTTGGACATTAA
- the urtE gene encoding urea ABC transporter ATP-binding subunit UrtE, which yields MFEIENLQVSYGQSQVIHGLNFTANKNETLAIMGRNGMGKTTLFKSLMGILPSKTTKAVVDGVSLEGNDSYQRVAKGLAYVPQGRMIFPNMTVQENIETGLEKSKTREIPEDIYALFPVLYDMRKRKGGNLSGGQQQQLAIARALVTNPKVLLLDEPTEGIQPSIIKDIAKVLNEIRKMREITIIVSEQVLSFTMEIADRIIVIDKGKFIHEDTRDNVDAAKIKGYLSV from the coding sequence ATGTTTGAAATTGAAAATCTGCAAGTAAGCTATGGTCAAAGCCAAGTGATACATGGTCTTAACTTTACCGCTAATAAAAATGAAACGCTCGCTATTATGGGTCGTAATGGCATGGGTAAAACTACGCTGTTTAAATCACTGATGGGTATTTTGCCAAGCAAAACAACAAAAGCTGTTGTCGACGGTGTTAGCTTAGAAGGGAATGATAGCTACCAGCGAGTTGCCAAAGGTTTAGCTTATGTACCACAGGGACGTATGATTTTCCCTAATATGACAGTGCAAGAAAACATTGAAACAGGGTTAGAAAAGTCTAAAACGCGTGAGATTCCAGAAGATATTTATGCGCTCTTCCCTGTGTTATACGACATGCGTAAACGCAAGGGCGGTAATCTGTCTGGGGGACAGCAGCAGCAACTCGCGATTGCTCGGGCGCTGGTGACTAATCCTAAAGTATTGTTGCTTGATGAACCAACTGAAGGAATCCAGCCGTCTATCATTAAAGACATCGCTAAAGTCTTGAATGAGATTCGTAAAATGCGAGAAATCACCATTATCGTTTCCGAGCAAGTGTTGAGCTTTACCATGGAAATTGCAGATCGCATTATTGTGATAGACAAAGGGAAGTTCATTCATGAAGATACTCGCGATAATGTAGATGCCGCTAAAATTAAAGGTTATTTGTCAGTTTAA
- a CDS encoding urease accessory protein UreD translates to MDDATILQSTSPVAQAQPALKRWEACLSLDFSKRINRSYLAKNLHVGPLVLQKSLHPEGDAVCHGIVVHPPGGVAGGDSLTLNVSLNQGAFALLTTPGAGKWYKANGQQACQYLKFNLGGNTCFEWLPQENILFDGAQVKFSAEVSLDAEAKYAGWEILCFGRQAQKEVWQTGSLHQNLSIRRNGKLIWNELSFLKPEHKVMQSIVGLHGNAVSASFVIAAGKVPDEVLAACREIQPKLALDMQARYGVTTMPEIFSARYIGQSAQCARQYFESLWQILRPWYAGLEATRPRIWNT, encoded by the coding sequence ATGGATGACGCAACAATATTACAAAGCACTAGCCCAGTAGCTCAAGCGCAGCCTGCACTCAAGCGCTGGGAGGCATGCTTAAGTTTAGATTTTTCTAAACGAATTAACCGCAGTTATTTAGCTAAAAACTTGCACGTAGGCCCACTGGTGTTGCAAAAATCTTTGCACCCAGAAGGTGATGCTGTGTGTCATGGCATCGTGGTGCATCCACCGGGCGGCGTAGCTGGCGGAGACTCACTCACGCTTAACGTGAGTCTTAATCAAGGGGCGTTTGCATTACTCACGACGCCCGGCGCAGGTAAGTGGTATAAAGCCAATGGGCAACAAGCCTGCCAGTATTTGAAGTTCAATCTTGGGGGGAACACCTGTTTTGAATGGTTACCACAAGAGAATATTTTGTTTGATGGCGCTCAAGTTAAGTTTAGCGCTGAAGTGAGTTTAGACGCTGAAGCTAAATATGCTGGTTGGGAAATACTATGTTTTGGTCGCCAAGCGCAAAAAGAAGTATGGCAAACGGGTAGCTTGCATCAAAACTTAAGTATTCGTCGAAATGGCAAGTTGATTTGGAATGAGCTTAGCTTTTTGAAGCCTGAGCATAAGGTCATGCAATCGATAGTGGGTTTACACGGTAATGCAGTATCAGCAAGTTTTGTGATTGCTGCAGGTAAAGTTCCAGATGAGGTACTAGCGGCATGTAGAGAAATACAGCCTAAATTAGCCTTAGATATGCAGGCCAGATATGGTGTGACTACGATGCCAGAAATTTTTTCTGCAAGATATATCGGTCAATCAGCACAATGTGCAAGGCAATATTTTGAGTCGTTATGGCAGATTTTACGTCCGTGGTATGCAGGCCTCGAGGCGACAAGGCCGAGAATTTGGAACACCTAG
- the ureA gene encoding urease subunit gamma — protein MELTPREKDKLLIFTAGLLAERRKARGLKLNYPESIALISAAIMEGARDGRTVAELMSYGTTLLTRDDVMEGIAEMIPDIQIEATFPDGTKLVTVHHPIP, from the coding sequence ATGGAATTAACCCCTAGAGAAAAAGATAAACTTCTCATCTTTACTGCTGGCTTACTTGCAGAACGTCGCAAGGCGCGAGGCTTAAAGCTTAATTATCCAGAATCGATTGCTCTTATTTCAGCCGCCATTATGGAAGGTGCGCGCGACGGCAGAACCGTCGCAGAGTTGATGAGCTACGGCACAACCTTGCTGACACGTGATGATGTGATGGAAGGAATTGCTGAGATGATTCCGGACATTCAGATCGAGGCAACTTTTCCAGATGGCACTAAGCTTGTCACCGTTCACCATCCAATTCCGTAA
- a CDS encoding urease subunit beta: MIPGEMKIANGDITINAGRATVTIDVSNMGDRPIQIGSHYHFFETNEALSFDRQAAYGFRLNIASGTAVRFEPGQTRTVVLVALAGERKVYGFAGKVMGSLK; this comes from the coding sequence ATGATTCCAGGTGAAATGAAAATCGCTAACGGTGACATTACAATAAATGCTGGCAGAGCCACTGTGACAATTGACGTATCTAATATGGGTGACCGACCAATACAAATCGGTTCGCATTATCACTTTTTTGAAACTAACGAAGCTTTGAGTTTTGATAGACAAGCGGCTTATGGTTTTAGGTTAAATATTGCATCAGGTACGGCTGTCCGTTTTGAGCCGGGTCAAACGCGAACAGTAGTGTTAGTGGCGCTGGCTGGCGAAAGAAAAGTATATGGCTTCGCCGGTAAAGTGATGGGGTCACTCAAATGA